The Bacillota bacterium nucleotide sequence GCAAGAGCGGAGGGGAAACACCTGTACCCATTCCGAACACAGAAGTTAAGCCCTCCAGCGCCGATGGTACTGCACTGGCAACGGTGCGGGAGAGTAGGCCGCTGCCGGATGCTTTTTTATGTACATCACATCGAAGGAAAGGGGTTGCAGAGTTTATGATCCGGGAAGCGAAGGAGATGGCGAGGGAGATCCGCGAGAGGATGCGCGATGGGAAGGGTTCGGTGGAGATCACCCACATATTCAAGCAGGATGAGCTCAGGGGGAAGGCACGCCTGGTCGCCAGGGTCACCATACCGCCCGGCGCATCTATCGGTTTCCATGAGCATAATGAAGAAGAGGAGATATACTACATAATATCCGGCAAAGGCCTCGCTAATGATAACGGGACCACAAAGCTCGTCGGCCCGGGGGATGCTATCCTCACGGGCGGGGGCGCTGGTCATGCCATCGAGAATGCAGGGGACGAGCCCCTGGAGATGGTGGCTGTGATCCTCCTTTTCGCTTAGATTCGGCGTAGATATCTGCCTGTTTTCGAGGTCGAGCGAATATCGTCGGGTGGGGGCGACCAATTATCTACAAGCTCGAGCTGGTGAATATATATAAGCGGAAACTTATCGCTATTTCCGGCAGGTTAAATGAGGTGGAGGTCCTCCGCGATGTCTCCTTCGGGGTAAGGGGAGGGGAGGTTACGGCGCTCCTCGGCCCATCCGGATCCGGGAAGTCAACAGTTCTCAGAATCCTCAACCGCCTCGAGGATCCCTCTTCGGGTCAGGTCTTGCTTGATGGTGTGGACACGTGCTCACTGGATGTCCGCGCCCTGCGCCAGAGGGTGGGGATGGTCTTCCAGGTGCCGGCGCTCCTTGGCGGCACCGTTCGGGATAATATTCTCTATGGGCCCCGTATGAGACAGCGTCGCTGCGATGTGGCCATGTATCTCGACATGGTCGGCCTGGAGCGCGAGTTGCAGGACCGGCCCGCGACGGCCCTCTCCGTTGGCCAGCAGCAGCGAGTGGCCATTGCGCGGGCTCTCGCCAACGAGCCCGAGGTTCTCCTCCTCGACGAACCGACGTCCGCCCTGGACGGGAAGGCTGCGCACAATATTCTCGACCTCATTCTGAGGTTCAACTCATCTCTAGGGCTTACTGTGGTGATCGTTACGCATATACTCGAGCACGCCCGCGCGGTGGCTGACCATGTCGTGTTGCTCGTTGCTGGCAGAAAGATCGAGGACGGACCTGCGGCCAAATTTTTCCAGCCGCCTTCGATCGAGATCGGCCGGGGGTACCTCGAGGGGAATCTCGAGGTGAATGAGACGGGTTCCGAAAAAAGCTCCGAAAAGAACTCCGGAGAAAATCACGAAGCGCAGCCCGAAGGGGGTTTCAGGGGAAACTCGAAGGGAACGCGGATATAAAGGTGAGGTAAGGGTAAAGGCGGGGAAGGTAGTCAGGACGCAAGAGGCGACAGAATCGAGGCGACGGAATAGATAGCAGGTATGACAGACTCGAATTCGGTAAACTCCTATATCCACATAACATATCTCGACCTCCTCATTGCGCTAGCCCTCATTGCCATTGCAGCGGCGATCTCGCGATGGCAACGGCTCGGTATGGAACGGGACATGGCCGTCGGGACTGTGCGTGCATTCGTGCAGCTCCTCGCGGTCGGCCTCGTGCTCCAACAAATATTCAACGCTGCCCGCTGGTACTGGGTTATCCTCGCCCTGGCTGTGATGACCTCGGTGGCGGGGTGGAATGCGATGCAACGGCAGGCCGGGCCGCGCCGCGGGGTGTTCCCGCTGATGGCCGGGGCCATAGCCATCGGGAGCGCGCTTGCGCTGGCTATCGTCATCGGTGTCGTCCTGCGCGTCCGGCCATGGTACCAACCGCAATATGTGATCCCCATAGCCGGAATGGTTATAGGCAATGCGATGAATGGTGCGGCTCTGGTGGTTGGGAGGCTCCGTTCCGAGATACTGAACCGGCGTAATGAGGTGGAGGCTGCTCTCGCGCTCGGGGCCTCGGCCCGCGTGGCTTCTGAGTCTGCGCTGCGCGAGGCCTTGCGCGCGGCCATGGTACCAACCATCAACTCGCTCATGACGGTCGGCATAGTCCAGCTTCCCGGGATGATGACGGGGCAAATAATCTCCGGGGCCAGGCCCGCGGATGCGGTGCGCTACCAAATAGTCGTGCTGCTCATGATCGCGGCGGCTACCGCAATCACCGCAATGGCCGCCGGGTTTGGCGCGTTTTCGCTCTTCTTTACGCCGGCCCACCAGATATCGCCCTACATGGAACTCGGCCGGGACGGAGGTAGGTACAGGACAAAGTGTAGGGGATAAAATAAAATGGATGCTCCAAATGACGCGGAAAGGTGGACTTCCCGAGGGCTCTCGTAGCTTGGGGGAGTATGAGAAGGAGGGTGGCAACGTCCATGCGTATAGGGGTTATCGGGGATATTCACGGCAACTTCTTCGCCCTGGAGGCTATAACCACGGATGCCGCCTCTCAGGGGCTCGATGGCTGGATATCCGTGGGGGACCTGGCATTCAAGGGGCCGATGCCGGAGGAGGTTCTGGCGTCCCTCATGAGCCTCGGGCCGGTCGCGATGGTGATGGGCAACACCGACGAGTGGTTGGTTCGCGGTTTCCCCACATCGTTTAACCCGGGTCCCGATAAGCTGGCCAGGTTCAATAAATACAGGGAATGGGCGCTCGAGAGGCTTACACAGCGGGGGATTGGCTTGCTTTCGGGGCAAAAGGCATCGCATGAAATGCAGCTAGGGGGCCAGAAGGTGTTATTCGTTCACTCAACCCCGCGATCCATGGCAGACTGGATTCCATCTTCGTCCCCGGACCAGGATATGGCGCCGATGCTGGCTGGCCATGATGCCGGTGTCGTAGTCTGCGGTCATATCCATACCCCGTATCTCCGGCGGGTCGAGGGGCGGACCATAATCAACACGGGGAGTGCTGGTAACCCGTTTGACGGCGACCCGCGCGCATCATACCTCGTGCTGGAGTTCGGAGGCGAAGCCGATTCCGGTCCTGATGGCCCCGATGGTCCTGATGCCGGCCTCGGTTTCGCGGCGAGCATTCGACGGGTATCCTATGATGTCGATCGGACCGTGGTCGCCGCCAGGGAGCGGGGATTCCCATGGGTTGAAGAGTATGCCGAGGTATTGCGAAGGGGCCGGGGGTTTTAGTTAGTCGCCCCGTCAGGGGTT carries:
- a CDS encoding phosphate ABC transporter ATP-binding protein, whose protein sequence is MNIYKRKLIAISGRLNEVEVLRDVSFGVRGGEVTALLGPSGSGKSTVLRILNRLEDPSSGQVLLDGVDTCSLDVRALRQRVGMVFQVPALLGGTVRDNILYGPRMRQRRCDVAMYLDMVGLERELQDRPATALSVGQQQRVAIARALANEPEVLLLDEPTSALDGKAAHNILDLILRFNSSLGLTVVIVTHILEHARAVADHVVLLVAGRKIEDGPAAKFFQPPSIEIGRGYLEGNLEVNETGSEKSSEKNSGENHEAQPEGGFRGNSKGTRI
- a CDS encoding cupin domain-containing protein; amino-acid sequence: MIREAKEMAREIRERMRDGKGSVEITHIFKQDELRGKARLVARVTIPPGASIGFHEHNEEEEIYYIISGKGLANDNGTTKLVGPGDAILTGGGAGHAIENAGDEPLEMVAVILLFA
- a CDS encoding metallophosphoesterase family protein, giving the protein MRIGVIGDIHGNFFALEAITTDAASQGLDGWISVGDLAFKGPMPEEVLASLMSLGPVAMVMGNTDEWLVRGFPTSFNPGPDKLARFNKYREWALERLTQRGIGLLSGQKASHEMQLGGQKVLFVHSTPRSMADWIPSSSPDQDMAPMLAGHDAGVVVCGHIHTPYLRRVEGRTIINTGSAGNPFDGDPRASYLVLEFGGEADSGPDGPDGPDAGLGFAASIRRVSYDVDRTVVAARERGFPWVEEYAEVLRRGRGF
- the fetB gene encoding iron export ABC transporter permease subunit FetB; the encoded protein is MTDSNSVNSYIHITYLDLLIALALIAIAAAISRWQRLGMERDMAVGTVRAFVQLLAVGLVLQQIFNAARWYWVILALAVMTSVAGWNAMQRQAGPRRGVFPLMAGAIAIGSALALAIVIGVVLRVRPWYQPQYVIPIAGMVIGNAMNGAALVVGRLRSEILNRRNEVEAALALGASARVASESALREALRAAMVPTINSLMTVGIVQLPGMMTGQIISGARPADAVRYQIVVLLMIAAATAITAMAAGFGAFSLFFTPAHQISPYMELGRDGGRYRTKCRG